TAGTCCACGGTTCCATCTTCACCCCGAGCCCAGTCCCAGCCCAGGTGCCACTTACCGATACAGGCAGTCGCATATCCCTGCTCCCGCAGGCATGAGGCTACCGTCATGCGATCAGATTCGATCAAAGGGCGATCATAGCCGTCTGTGACACCACGTTTGAGCCACGAGCGCCAATTGTAGCGACCGGTCAGGATGCTGTAGCGCGAGGGCGTACACACTGCTGAGCTCGAGTGAGCATCGGTAAAGCTCATGCCATTCGCAGCCAGCCGATCAAGGTTCCGGGTGCGGATCTTACTGTGTTCGTTCAGGCACGACAGATCGCCATAGCCCATGTCATCCACGAGGATGTATAGAATATTTGGTTTCTTCATGTCAGGGGCATGCGCACAGGAAAAATCACAAACCCCAGTGCACCAGTCCTCGTTTATAGTTCACGCCTTCACAGGTATAAAGCCAGCACTCATGCACACATACTAGTCACATTAACAAAAGCATACAGCGCCACGACGCCCGCCTCGTTTCCGACAATACCCTTGACGAAATAACCCGCCCAGACTCTGTTTACACAGACTAGTTACCATGCAAAAAAAGCGTGTTACCCAAAAGGACGTTGCCTACGAGGCAGGTGTGCACCGGGCCACGGTATCGCTCGCAGTCCGTAACCACCCCAGCATCCCGGCAGAGACACGAGAGCGCGTCATGCGTGCCGCCCGTAAGCTCGGCTATGCCCCGGACCCAATGCTGTCCGCTCTGGCCATGTACCGGAGCACGATGAAAGATCACACCTTTCAGGGGACACTCGCCTGGCTCGCATTTACCGACAAGCGCTTCCCCTGGAACAAGGAAGGCCTCTTTTGGAACTATTACCAGGGAGCCCTTTCGCGCGCCAAAGAGCATGGTTTCAAGCTGGAGCGTTTTGAGTTTGATCCCCACGAGATTAAAGCCGAACGCCAGGCATCCATTCTCAGGGCCCGTAATATCCGAGGCATCCTGCTCGCCCCACAGACTGAGCCACGGAAGGTCGTGGACTTTATCTGGGATGATTTTTCGTTCATCACCTTTGGCTACTCACTGCTGAAACCCGAGCTGCACACCGTCTGCACGACCCAGTACCGCGCCATGGCACAGATCATGAGCACCCTGCACGAGCGAGGCTATCGGCGGATTTCGCTGGCGATCAACATGGAGCACAACGAGCGGACCGATAACAACTACCTCTCGGGCTACCTGACTGCGCAGTACCGCATCGGGGAGCCCCCACTCGTCCACGATGAAATCTGGAGCGATACCGATGCCTTTATCAAACGGCTGCGCGAAGAGAAACCGGAAGCCGTCGTCATCGGTAGCCCTAAAGTTCTCACGCTGATGAGGGAAAACGGGTTTCGAATCCCCCGCGACTGCGCGGTCGTTTGCCCCGGTCTATCATCCGACGAAAGCAAAATCGCCGGTGTCGTCGAAGACGCCTATCACATCGGTGAAGTCGCGGTGGATCACCTCACGCGTATGATCATGCGTGGTGAGCGAGGCATTCCCCAGAAAGTTCAACGCGTCCACATCGAGGGCATCTGGAAGGACGGCCCAACCATAGCCCCCGCCAAGAAGCGAACCAGGCGTAAAACGACCTCCCCTGCCCCCTTACGCTGATAAATCGTCCGCACGGGCTGACTCTCATCCCCGGTAGATACTGATTAGTCTGTGTAAATACCCATACCCTTCCATGCCTCTCTCCATGAGGGTAGATTATGGGGGATGCCAAAGATTTCCCCAGAGCACGAATCTGCGATAGCTCTCGAAACCCCTGCCGATAAATCACGCGTCCTGGTTGCCATCTCTCCGCGCGACTACGACCGGTTTTTTCCCGGAGGGATGACACTCGATGCGGGCAGCTGCGACCTGCGCATTGCTGCCCCTCAGCAGCTGGAACCGGGCAACTGGGTGCAACTGCTTCGGGAGTATCAGCCGGAAATCTTGATGACTGCCTGGTCCACGCCTCCCCTGACGCGTGCCATCACAGCCGAGGAGTGGCTCAGTATCCGCTACGTCTGCCACTTATCCGGATCGGTTAAGAAGCTCTTGGACATCGACCTGATCGAGCGCGGCATCAGCGTGACAAACTGGGGCAGCATGATCACCCCCTGCGTGGCGGAGCATGCACTCCTGCTCATCCTCGCCTGCTGTCGCAAGGCCACCCTGTGGCAAAACTTTCGGCAGTTCTCGGGTCCGTCCCCGGAACGCGCGCGCTATCTGGATGACTTGCAAACGATGAGCCTGCAAGGTCGGCGAGTCGGCATCCACGGATTCGGAAAAATCGCCCGGCATTTAATTCAGCTGCTCAAGCCCTTCGGAGTACGCATCTCGGCCTACTCCACCCCTTTTCCTGCTGAGACCATGCAGGCACTGGGTGTGCAGCCGCAGCCTGACATTGATACCCTTTTCGCTAACAGCGACGTGCTCGTCGAGTGCGAGGCCCTGACACCCGAGACCGCTAAAAGCGTGACGCGTGAACGCCTTGAGAGGCTGCCCGACGACGCCGTCTTCGTTAACATAGCCCGCGGCGGCCTCGTCGATGAAGAGGCCTTGATTGACGTAGCCCGCAGCCAGAGGATTCGCATCGGGCTCGACGTCTACGCACGCGAGCCGCTCGCGCCGGCCTCCCCCCTGTGGGACATCCCCGGTGCCATCCTCTCGCCCCATATCGCAGGCCCCACCCACGATGTTTACGCGCAGTGCGGCAACTTCGCCCTGGAGAATATCCAGCACTATCTCAGGGGAGAGCCGCTGCAGAGTGTCATCGACGCGAATACCTACCAGCTCTCGACCTGAAACGACTCGTTCTTTCATTCCAACTAACCCTAACGACAAAATATCCCATGAATAGATACTGCCCAAAACTCACCGCTCTCATGATCTCCGCCGGCTTCGCCGGCTGCCTCCCGCTGACCTCCAGCGCGGAGGTCCTCTACTTCGAAAACTTCGAAAGCTATACCCCCGGCAGCACCATCACGACTGCCAGCGCATACTGGTCATCTGATTACACTGGCAATGACATCTACTTCGAGGCGCGCGACGACAGCAGCGACCTCTTCGGCAGCAGCGGTAATCAGTACGGCTATCTGGCCGATACCAGCGTCACCAACAACCAGAGCTTCTCGGAGGCGATCACGCCCTTTACCGGAACGCAAACTGGGCAGCTTGACTTCTCCTTCTATGATCCCTCCGGCGACCTTTTTAACGGGCAGGGCTTCCTCGTTCGGATCGGCTCCGGTAACGGCAACAAAAAGACAAGCTTCGGCCTCTTTGTCATGGATGGCGAGCTGGTCTGGGCTTCCGGTAATGGCGTCTGGCTCAACACCAGCCAAACGACCACCTACGCCATGGATACCGCGAATACCGTGTCGGTCGTCTTTAACAACAGTAACGATCCTCTAACCTACGGAGACCAGACCGTAGCCTCGCACTGCATGGATGTCTACCTCAACGGCGTCCTGGTTGGTGACGATTGGGGCGGAGCCGGTGAAGATCCGACAGGGACTGCTATCGCAAACGTCAACTTCACCGCAAAATCCCAGGAATCCAGTGCCACGGACTTTGCGGGTACGATCTATCTGGACGACATCCGGGTGGACTCCTCCATCAACATCCCCGAGCCCTCCTCTTCAGCCATGCTGTTCGCTAGTCTGGGCGGCGCGCTGTTCGTACTGATCAAGCGCCTGCGTCGCGCCCGCGCTTGAGAACCGCTCGCCTCAGTTAACAAGGGGTAGCGTTTACCCCACCTTTTGTTGCCGCCTCGGCGACGCACAGAAAGACATCAACCCCGCCGGGTTGTTAGTTGGAATGGTTACCCGTGGCTTCGGTGCTCGCCTACCAGCGCCGAAACTTCGGGTAATACTATTTCCAGTACCACGGTGCGCATGCTACGCATAGTCGGTAGAGTGTGCAGGCGACCCCTCTCCTCATATACGATTGACGGGGCCTGGCGGCACTTCTTTAGTCAGGGCATCGCGCGCCACATCTGCTTTGCGAGCGATGAGATACGATCAAGCATACTGACCGTGCTCAAATAGCCTCCACTGATTATAATGGTCTGCGACCTGCTCCCGCTCTGCCGATGACTGCCCCGCATAAACATCCAGCACTACGCCTACTTCACGCTCCGGGTCTATGGATCTTTGTACTGGGTATCGCACTGGCGGCCTGGGTCGGGCAGATCGCCTCCCCCCACTGGTACATCCAACAGGCATCACTCGGAGACACCGAGCAGAACAGTACTGATGCGATCGATGCTTCGGACTCACTGCTGTGGGAGCTGCGCGGAAAGTCCGTCACGGAGCTTCCGACCGCCAAAGCCGAGCGCGTACGCGTCCAGCAGGCGAACGGACAAATCGAGATTTTCTCACTCAGCCCCCATCAGCACTGGGGCTACTGGTCCTTTCTGCCAGCGGTCATGGCCGTGGCGCTATGCTTTATCACCCGTGAGCCGATCACTGCGCTAACCGGCGGCATCATTACCGGTGCGCTTTTGATGTGTAAGTTCGACATCACCGGAGATGTTGTCATCCCCGCACTGGCCACCAAGAGCGGAGCGGGCATCCTCATCCTGTACCTGTGGTTTCTGGGCGGCATCATGGGCATCTGGTCGCGTAATGGCGCGGCCCAGGCCTTCGCCGAGTTGATGACGCGGCGCTTCGTGCGCGGCCCGGTCAGCGCACGGCTGGTGGCCTGGTTTCTCGGGGTGCTCTTCTTTCAGGGCGGCACGCTCAGCACCGTCCTCGTTGGCACCACCGTACGCCCTGTCGCGGACAAGGAAAACGTCAGCCACGAAGAGCTTTCCTACATCGTGGACTCGACCGCCTCCCCGATTGCCATCCTGCTCCCCTTCAATGCCTGGCCCTTTTATGTGCAGGGCCTGATCTTTCTCTCCGGAGTCGGGTTTCTGGCCACGGAGGCAGACCGCACGAACTTTTTCATGAGTTCGATTCCGCTCTCTCTGTACGCATGGGCGGCTGTGATCTTCACGCTGCTAATGTGCTTCGACAAGCTCCCCTTTCTGGGCCGCTCGATGAAAGAAGCTATCGCACGCGCACGGGAAACGGGTGAACTCGACCGGCCCGGTGCCCAACCCCTACTGGCCAAGGAACTCGAAACAAGCGATCCGCCCGCAGATTACCGCCCGAGCGTATGGGAGTTTTTCATCCCACTGGGGCTGATCATCGGTGTAGCCGTCGGAACGCACTTTCTGCTCGGTTCTCCCAACGTCCACTGGGCTTTCGGTGCAGCTCTACTGGTGGCGTTCGGGATAACACTCGCACGCGGCATGAGCCTGGAGAACGCCATCGGCGGCCTCACACAGGGCCTCAAGGGCGTCGTCTACGGCTCCGTCGTGCTGCTGCTGGCCGTGGTCATCGGGCGCGTCAGCCAGGATACCGGCGGCGGCTACTACCTGATGGACGTATTCGCAGGCTCGGTTCCTTTCTGGCTGCTTCCGGTGCTGTGCCAGGTCCTCACGATGTTTATCGCCTTTTCCACGGGGACGAGTTTCGGGACCTTTGCAGTCTCCCTACCGCTTGTCATGCCTCTGGCCTGGGGCACCGCCATGGCGGCCGACCTCGTCCACCCCCAGCTATATCTGACGATCTGCTTCGCAGCCGTGATCAACGGCAGTGTCTACGGTGACCAGTGCTCGCCCATCTCAGACACGACGGTGCTCAGCAGCATGGCCACGGGTTGCGACCTGATGGACCACGTAAAGACCCAGATCC
This genomic interval from Ruficoccus sp. ZRK36 contains the following:
- a CDS encoding LacI family DNA-binding transcriptional regulator, whose amino-acid sequence is MQKKRVTQKDVAYEAGVHRATVSLAVRNHPSIPAETRERVMRAARKLGYAPDPMLSALAMYRSTMKDHTFQGTLAWLAFTDKRFPWNKEGLFWNYYQGALSRAKEHGFKLERFEFDPHEIKAERQASILRARNIRGILLAPQTEPRKVVDFIWDDFSFITFGYSLLKPELHTVCTTQYRAMAQIMSTLHERGYRRISLAINMEHNERTDNNYLSGYLTAQYRIGEPPLVHDEIWSDTDAFIKRLREEKPEAVVIGSPKVLTLMRENGFRIPRDCAVVCPGLSSDESKIAGVVEDAYHIGEVAVDHLTRMIMRGERGIPQKVQRVHIEGIWKDGPTIAPAKKRTRRKTTSPAPLR
- a CDS encoding hydroxyacid dehydrogenase, producing MPKISPEHESAIALETPADKSRVLVAISPRDYDRFFPGGMTLDAGSCDLRIAAPQQLEPGNWVQLLREYQPEILMTAWSTPPLTRAITAEEWLSIRYVCHLSGSVKKLLDIDLIERGISVTNWGSMITPCVAEHALLLILACCRKATLWQNFRQFSGPSPERARYLDDLQTMSLQGRRVGIHGFGKIARHLIQLLKPFGVRISAYSTPFPAETMQALGVQPQPDIDTLFANSDVLVECEALTPETAKSVTRERLERLPDDAVFVNIARGGLVDEEALIDVARSQRIRIGLDVYAREPLAPASPLWDIPGAILSPHIAGPTHDVYAQCGNFALENIQHYLRGEPLQSVIDANTYQLST
- a CDS encoding PEP-CTERM sorting domain-containing protein (PEP-CTERM proteins occur, often in large numbers, in the proteomes of bacteria that also encode an exosortase, a predicted intramembrane cysteine proteinase. The presence of a PEP-CTERM domain at a protein's C-terminus predicts cleavage within the sorting domain, followed by covalent anchoring to some some component of the (usually Gram-negative) cell surface. Many PEP-CTERM proteins exhibit an unusual sequence composition that includes large numbers of potential glycosylation sites. Expression of one such protein has been shown restore the ability of a bacterium to form floc, a type of biofilm.), whose translation is MNRYCPKLTALMISAGFAGCLPLTSSAEVLYFENFESYTPGSTITTASAYWSSDYTGNDIYFEARDDSSDLFGSSGNQYGYLADTSVTNNQSFSEAITPFTGTQTGQLDFSFYDPSGDLFNGQGFLVRIGSGNGNKKTSFGLFVMDGELVWASGNGVWLNTSQTTTYAMDTANTVSVVFNNSNDPLTYGDQTVASHCMDVYLNGVLVGDDWGGAGEDPTGTAIANVNFTAKSQESSATDFAGTIYLDDIRVDSSINIPEPSSSAMLFASLGGALFVLIKRLRRARA
- a CDS encoding Na+/H+ antiporter NhaC family protein; this encodes MTAPHKHPALRLLHAPGLWIFVLGIALAAWVGQIASPHWYIQQASLGDTEQNSTDAIDASDSLLWELRGKSVTELPTAKAERVRVQQANGQIEIFSLSPHQHWGYWSFLPAVMAVALCFITREPITALTGGIITGALLMCKFDITGDVVIPALATKSGAGILILYLWFLGGIMGIWSRNGAAQAFAELMTRRFVRGPVSARLVAWFLGVLFFQGGTLSTVLVGTTVRPVADKENVSHEELSYIVDSTASPIAILLPFNAWPFYVQGLIFLSGVGFLATEADRTNFFMSSIPLSLYAWAAVIFTLLMCFDKLPFLGRSMKEAIARARETGELDRPGAQPLLAKELETSDPPADYRPSVWEFFIPLGLIIGVAVGTHFLLGSPNVHWAFGAALLVAFGITLARGMSLENAIGGLTQGLKGVVYGSVVLLLAVVIGRVSQDTGGGYYLMDVFAGSVPFWLLPVLCQVLTMFIAFSTGTSFGTFAVSLPLVMPLAWGTAMAADLVHPQLYLTICFAAVINGSVYGDQCSPISDTTVLSSMATGCDLMDHVKTQILPASVAALFAAIGWSIAVFFAA